The following nucleotide sequence is from Gymnodinialimonas sp. 202GB13-11.
ATGGCCCCGGTGCACGCCGTCGAAATTGCCGATTGCGACAGAGGCACCCCGATCCCGGGCTTGGGCATATTGATAATCACGCAGGACTCGCATGGGCGGCAGTTAGGCCAGAGGCCCGCGAAAGTGCAAGGCGCGGCTTAGTCGAATTTGCCGGACGGGGCGAGGACGGTCGCTTCACCCTTCAGCACCACGGTTTCGCCAACCCGCGCTTCGGTCTGCAACTGCACGCGGCGGCGGGCATAGTCGATGGACAGGACCGTCACAATCGCTTCCACGGCGTCGCCGGGCCGGACGGGGGCCATGAATTTCAGCGTCTGGCCAAGGTAGACGGTGCCATGACCCGGAAGCTGCTCCCCAATCACGGCAGAGATCAGACCTGCCGTCAGCATCCCATGGGCAATCCGCCCCTCGAAAATCGTGTCCCGGGCGTAGCTGTCATCCAGGTGCACAGGGTTCCGGTCGGTCGAGACCTCTGCAAACATCTCGATATCCTGATCGGTCACGATCTTCGTCAGCGAGCGGGTCATCCCCACTTCAAGGTCTTCGACGACGATGGTGCCGGTGTTGATATTGTCGAGCATGTGCAGGCCCTCCTCGACCGCTACATAGGGCGATTCAGGGGTATTCTGCAATGCAGAAAGTAACAAAGTGTGAATTTTGTCGCGCCTGTCGCAACTTTGTTGCGTGTTGAATTATCGCAGGTAACCGATGGAATAGGTTGGCTCCAGCTGCGCATCGGTCAGAAAACGTGCCAGTTTCGATGGGTCAGGCTGCACGTCCGTGCCGGTTTCTTCGCGCGCTAGACCACCCGTGATAAAAAGCGTGTCTATGTTTTCGCCAATTCCGCCGGGGATATCGGTGACGATCCCATCACCAATCGCGAGGATGCGATCATCGGACGTGCCTTTGCCCATCTGTGTCAGGCGACGGCGCGCAAGGTCGTAGATCGGGGGATGGGGCTTGCCGAAGTAAAGGCTCTCGCCGCCCATCTCGGTGTAAAGCTGAGCCAAAGCCCCTGCACACCATTCGCGGCTTTCGCCCCTATCAACCACGATATCCGGGTTCGCACAGAGCAATTTCAACCTCTTCGTCTTGGCGAGCAAGAACTGCGGGCGCATGACGGACGGATCGGCATGGGGATCGAACGGACCAGTGCAGACAATCCCTTCGGCCTGATCCAATTCGACACGCTCGATGTCGACGGCATCCTCGATCAGCTCCATCTTTTCGAAGAAGGGCGCGTCGTGCGGTTCACCGATATGCCAGACCTTTTCGCCCACCGCACCGGTCAGCATCGCAGCCCGCGCGCTGTCACCGGACGTCGCAATAACATCCCAGCAATCGCGTGGCACGCCGATCCGGTCAAGCTGAGTGGCAACGGAAGCGCGGGGGCGGGGGGCGTTTGTCAGCAAAAGGACCGTGCCGCCTTGGGTTTTGAACGCCCGCAAGGCTTCCACCGCTTCGGCGAAGGGTTCGACACCATTGTGGACGCAGCCCCAAAGGTCGCAGAAGACCGCATCATACATGCCTGAGATTTCGGCGAGATTTTCAATGATACGTGTCATGTCCGTGCTCCGCTATGATGGGCGGAGACTTAGGGCATAGGTCGGGCGGCTTCTAGCGGAAGATGCAGTTGACGCCCGTCCAGATCGCTTCAACGCGCGCGCCGTCCTCGGTCAATAGCCCATAAAGACCTGCGCTGTCAAACTCCGTGCCCAGACCACTTTCGAAAAAGCTGACGCCGCCCGGCGTGGTCAGATTGCTTGTGGGCGCGCCGTGCCAAAGGCCGGAGTCGGTCGAAAGCAGGTCGCCGGTTCCCAGAAACCAGCCGGCGAAACGATCATTCTCGAACATCAGGGTGATGTCGCGCGGCCAATCTGCCGAAACCATCGGTCCGGCACCGCATTCCTGTGGGAACGTGACATCGACTTCCCACCCGAAAATGCCGATCAGCCCGTGCATCGTATCCTGAAAGCCCGTGCCGAACGGAATCTCCGCGCGCGCGGTTCCATCCTCGCTTGCCACC
It contains:
- a CDS encoding MaoC family dehydratase, with product MLDNINTGTIVVEDLEVGMTRSLTKIVTDQDIEMFAEVSTDRNPVHLDDSYARDTIFEGRIAHGMLTAGLISAVIGEQLPGHGTVYLGQTLKFMAPVRPGDAVEAIVTVLSIDYARRRVQLQTEARVGETVVLKGEATVLAPSGKFD
- a CDS encoding TIGR01459 family HAD-type hydrolase, with protein sequence MTRIIENLAEISGMYDAVFCDLWGCVHNGVEPFAEAVEALRAFKTQGGTVLLLTNAPRPRASVATQLDRIGVPRDCWDVIATSGDSARAAMLTGAVGEKVWHIGEPHDAPFFEKMELIEDAVDIERVELDQAEGIVCTGPFDPHADPSVMRPQFLLAKTKRLKLLCANPDIVVDRGESREWCAGALAQLYTEMGGESLYFGKPHPPIYDLARRRLTQMGKGTSDDRILAIGDGIVTDIPGGIGENIDTLFITGGLAREETGTDVQPDPSKLARFLTDAQLEPTYSIGYLR